One genomic window of Sporosarcina ureae includes the following:
- a CDS encoding ABC transporter permease, which yields MKTSIWLREIRRRANSWFIITMLGALVIIMPVAYVVLSFFQPTGENWEHIKEFLLADYIKGSVILVGSVGFLSTTIGVVLAWIVAAYEFPLRKQFRWLLIIPLAIPPYIAAYTYSTMTSYTGVIQSFFRNYFDYQFTPGTIEIMSLRGAIFVLTLFLYPYVYMIALNYFEKQSASYIESAKTLGLNGFQMFFRLGLPIARPAIIAGSMLVIFEVLSDYGVASFFGVRTISTAIFQTWFGMYDINAAMRLAAWLLIVILGIFMLERFLRKGRKYDTNVTQSRPLARKKLRGWTACLAFLSCSIVFLSAFIIPFVQLIYWSLKTYEKVWRSDFISLITNSLVVALVGALIISFFAILAARTINLYPSASSNLLARIMTSGYAVPGAVIAIGVLALFITLDEKLAFIYPKLLGVESGSLVLSMSIAMLITGYVIRFMAQGFNSIESGYTKVPPSYREASFLLGRSMTYTFWRVEFPLLRGSILIGFALAFLEIMKELPLTLLLRPFNFDTLATRTYQYAIDERIYEAAPSSLLLICLSILSVIIILKFEEK from the coding sequence ATGAAAACATCTATATGGCTAAGAGAGATTCGCCGTCGGGCAAATAGCTGGTTCATCATTACAATGCTTGGTGCACTCGTCATTATTATGCCGGTCGCCTATGTTGTACTAAGTTTCTTCCAGCCGACAGGCGAAAATTGGGAACATATTAAAGAATTTTTGCTTGCTGACTATATAAAAGGGTCAGTCATTTTAGTTGGATCTGTCGGGTTCCTCTCGACGACCATCGGAGTGGTACTAGCGTGGATTGTGGCAGCCTATGAATTTCCATTACGGAAACAGTTTAGATGGCTGTTGATTATACCTTTGGCTATACCGCCTTATATAGCGGCTTATACATATAGTACAATGACAAGCTATACGGGCGTTATTCAATCGTTCTTCCGTAATTATTTTGATTATCAATTCACACCAGGCACGATCGAGATCATGTCATTGCGCGGGGCGATTTTTGTCCTCACATTATTTCTTTATCCTTATGTGTATATGATTGCGCTCAATTATTTTGAAAAACAAAGCGCTTCCTATATTGAAAGTGCTAAAACTCTTGGATTGAATGGCTTCCAAATGTTCTTCCGTTTGGGATTACCCATTGCACGACCTGCCATCATCGCAGGATCGATGCTCGTCATCTTTGAAGTGTTGAGTGATTATGGCGTAGCCAGTTTCTTTGGTGTACGAACGATATCCACGGCGATTTTTCAGACGTGGTTCGGGATGTATGATATCAATGCAGCGATGCGTTTGGCTGCTTGGTTGCTAATCGTTATATTAGGGATTTTCATGCTAGAGCGTTTTTTACGCAAAGGGCGAAAGTATGATACGAACGTGACGCAAAGCAGACCACTCGCGCGTAAAAAGCTACGTGGATGGACTGCTTGTCTAGCATTCCTTTCTTGTTCTATAGTATTCTTGAGTGCCTTTATAATTCCTTTTGTGCAACTGATCTATTGGTCACTAAAAACATATGAAAAAGTATGGCGTTCAGACTTTATCAGCTTGATCACCAATAGTTTAGTAGTTGCTCTCGTCGGTGCATTAATCATAAGCTTCTTTGCGATTTTGGCTGCCCGTACGATTAACTTGTACCCATCCGCTTCGTCTAATTTACTTGCGCGTATCATGACGTCCGGTTATGCGGTTCCAGGAGCAGTCATCGCAATTGGCGTACTTGCCCTATTTATTACGTTAGATGAAAAACTGGCATTCATTTATCCGAAACTGTTAGGTGTAGAATCTGGCTCACTCGTATTAAGTATGTCGATCGCTATGCTGATCACAGGATACGTTATTCGGTTTATGGCGCAAGGATTCAACTCGATTGAATCAGGTTATACAAAAGTACCGCCGTCTTATCGTGAAGCTTCATTCTTACTAGGACGTAGTATGACATATACGTTTTGGAGAGTAGAGTTTCCACTATTACGCGGTTCGATCTTAATTGGATTTGCGTTGGCATTCCTCGAAATTATGAAGGAACTACCGCTGACTTTATTGCTACGGCCATTTAACTTTGATACACTCGCGACACGGACCTATCAATATGCAATTGATGAAAGAATCTATGAAGCAGCACCATCCTCACTGTTATTAATTTGTCTAAGCATCTTGTCGGTGATTATTATTTTGAAATTTGAGGAGAAGTGA
- a CDS encoding YitT family protein translates to MFFIEAKRVTVVILGSLLMALSLNFFLINANVYASGFAGAAQLVSSVLKDQLGMTISTGILLLLFNIPVFILGWFKVGKGFTIYSMLSVAFATLFLELLPLRSMSEDIMLNAVFGGVLAGVGVGISLKLGASTGGMDIVAMILSRMQDKPIGVYFLLLNGILIVFAGILYEPENALYTMVALYVTTSVIDMIHTRHEKVTAMIITRKADDLQQAIHRQMVRGITILPAKGAYSKEDKSMLYVVITRYELYDLERIINETDPQAFTNIVQTVGIFGFFRKENEKLA, encoded by the coding sequence ATGTTTTTCATTGAAGCAAAACGGGTGACGGTTGTTATTTTAGGATCGCTACTTATGGCTCTATCGTTAAATTTCTTTCTCATTAATGCAAATGTCTATGCGAGTGGGTTTGCGGGTGCAGCCCAGTTAGTATCAAGCGTTCTAAAAGATCAATTGGGCATGACAATCAGTACAGGTATTCTGTTGTTACTATTTAACATCCCCGTCTTTATTCTAGGTTGGTTTAAAGTAGGGAAAGGTTTCACAATTTACAGCATGTTATCCGTTGCGTTCGCTACACTATTCCTTGAATTATTGCCACTGCGTTCCATGTCAGAAGACATTATGCTGAATGCGGTATTTGGCGGGGTACTTGCAGGTGTTGGTGTAGGGATATCCTTGAAGCTAGGTGCATCTACGGGTGGAATGGATATCGTCGCGATGATTCTATCTCGTATGCAGGATAAACCAATCGGTGTATACTTTTTACTGCTCAACGGTATTCTTATCGTTTTCGCAGGTATTCTATATGAACCGGAAAACGCACTTTACACAATGGTCGCCCTATATGTTACGACTTCAGTGATTGACATGATTCATACGCGACATGAAAAAGTCACCGCGATGATCATTACTAGGAAAGCAGACGATCTTCAACAAGCAATCCATCGTCAAATGGTACGTGGAATTACTATACTACCTGCGAAAGGTGCTTACTCAAAAGAAGATAAGAGCATGCTTTATGTCGTTATCACAAGATATGAACTATACGATTTGGAACGGATTATTAATGAGACGGATCCGCAAGCCTTTACCAATATTGTACAAACAGTAGGTATCTTCGGTTTCTTTAGAAAAGAAAATGAGAAACTAGCTTAG
- a CDS encoding Fur-regulated basic protein FbpA: MKTNKKVSESKRDKMIEELVSNGVFKIDGKQLYELPLQLLTQEYEAFGQTDIQM, from the coding sequence ATGAAAACAAACAAAAAGGTAAGTGAATCGAAACGAGACAAAATGATTGAAGAGCTCGTTTCAAATGGGGTATTCAAAATTGATGGGAAACAACTGTACGAATTACCGCTTCAATTATTAACGCAAGAATATGAAGCATTCGGCCAAACTGACATTCAAATGTAA
- a CDS encoding MFS transporter, producing MKRMLKPTIISISMATVMAGAAISPALGLIAANFPEADPVIIKLILTAPSLFIIPFTFVSSWLTSRIPKRTVALIGLFIYVIAGVGAQFTNTIEMLLAFRFVLGAGVGLVMPLGITLISDHFRGREQVKMMGYNSAFSNFGGIVTMMLAGYLAAISWRAPFNVYLMGVVIFIMVFIFLPKDTPLKQDQNVQKSKMPLLVFGYAAASAGIMLVYYSVATNMALYLEQSNIGGPELAGTVISFTTVGGMITSLTLIQLQDFLKSYIMPISIFLMGVAFTGLALSHSVPIILACTCMIGFGQGILFPMINVKALGLVNPLQSDRVIAIVSSSIFIGQFSSPLILDGIANIAGFPAIRFQYSMIGIALGITVLLIILIKMFRKNNESTIEA from the coding sequence ATGAAACGCATGTTGAAACCAACAATCATCTCCATCTCGATGGCAACAGTTATGGCAGGAGCTGCTATTTCTCCAGCTCTTGGTTTGATTGCGGCTAACTTCCCAGAGGCAGATCCAGTGATCATCAAGCTGATTTTAACAGCACCTTCCTTATTCATCATTCCCTTTACATTCGTCTCTAGTTGGTTAACATCGAGGATACCTAAACGCACGGTTGCTTTAATCGGTTTATTCATTTATGTAATTGCGGGGGTAGGAGCACAGTTCACCAATACAATTGAAATGTTACTGGCCTTTAGATTTGTGCTAGGTGCTGGCGTTGGTTTAGTGATGCCGCTCGGAATCACGTTAATCAGTGATCATTTTAGAGGTCGTGAGCAAGTGAAGATGATGGGCTATAATTCAGCATTCAGTAACTTTGGAGGTATCGTAACTATGATGCTAGCAGGATATTTAGCAGCTATTAGTTGGAGAGCTCCGTTTAATGTGTATTTAATGGGTGTTGTGATTTTCATTATGGTCTTTATATTCTTGCCGAAAGACACTCCACTTAAACAAGATCAGAACGTACAAAAAAGCAAAATGCCATTGCTTGTTTTTGGATATGCAGCAGCTTCTGCTGGTATTATGCTAGTCTACTATTCGGTTGCCACGAATATGGCACTCTACCTTGAGCAGAGCAATATAGGTGGACCGGAATTGGCGGGTACTGTGATTTCCTTTACCACAGTAGGTGGAATGATAACCAGTTTGACATTGATTCAGCTCCAGGATTTCCTGAAATCGTATATCATGCCGATTAGTATATTTTTAATGGGTGTAGCATTCACTGGTTTGGCTTTAAGTCATTCTGTTCCAATTATTTTAGCTTGCACATGCATGATTGGTTTTGGACAAGGAATTTTGTTCCCAATGATTAATGTTAAAGCGCTAGGCTTGGTCAATCCTCTTCAAAGCGACCGAGTGATTGCTATAGTATCCAGTTCGATTTTTATAGGACAGTTCAGCTCGCCTTTAATATTGGATGGCATCGCAAACATAGCAGGGTTTCCCGCAATTCGTTTCCAATACTCTATGATAGGTATTGCCCTGGGCATTACGGTTTTACTCATCATTTTGATTAAGATGTTTAGAAAAAATAATGAATCAACTATAGAAGCGTAA
- a CDS encoding TetR/AcrR family transcriptional regulator, translating into MSPRTSEKFKKIRDNRQQQLKEAAIELFGTKGYAATKISEITNKAEQSHGLFYHYFKSKEDLYVTVILELLTEFVNTVDKAEEKHHSPLKQLEWLTEMTHSGSLRDGVHRHILIMQALYSDYLTQEVKEEIVEKYRFMVERIEHIIVRGQIAGEFIEGDAEELAVYHLSLVHGLLLSNARKVSPIKVSADKVLRQLKRYPGQGVGQ; encoded by the coding sequence ATGTCACCCCGAACAAGTGAAAAATTTAAAAAGATCCGCGATAATCGACAGCAACAACTAAAAGAAGCCGCCATCGAATTATTTGGTACGAAAGGATACGCCGCAACCAAAATTAGTGAGATTACAAACAAGGCCGAACAAAGTCATGGTTTGTTTTACCACTATTTCAAATCAAAAGAAGACCTGTACGTCACAGTAATTCTCGAGTTATTAACTGAATTCGTCAATACAGTCGATAAAGCAGAGGAAAAACATCACAGTCCTTTAAAACAATTGGAATGGTTGACTGAAATGACTCACTCAGGCTCACTAAGAGATGGAGTACACAGGCATATCTTGATCATGCAAGCTTTATATTCTGATTATCTAACGCAAGAAGTGAAAGAAGAAATTGTAGAAAAATACCGATTCATGGTCGAACGTATTGAACATATTATTGTGAGAGGACAAATTGCTGGAGAGTTTATTGAAGGTGATGCGGAAGAATTAGCAGTGTATCATTTATCGTTAGTCCATGGGTTGTTATTATCAAATGCACGGAAAGTGTCACCCATAAAAGTATCAGCTGATAAAGTGTTGCGGCAATTAAAACGTTATCCAGGACAGGGGGTTGGCCAATGA
- a CDS encoding YkuS family protein codes for MAKIAVEVPFDDIKQALEEKGHEVKMFASDEHLSGYDIGVVRALSDVNIDQFEFPVISIEGNSVQDIVEDVEKRLHR; via the coding sequence ATGGCGAAAATAGCGGTAGAAGTACCATTTGATGACATTAAACAAGCATTAGAGGAAAAAGGACATGAAGTGAAGATGTTTGCAAGTGATGAACATCTAAGCGGCTATGATATAGGCGTAGTACGTGCTTTAAGCGATGTCAACATTGACCAATTCGAATTCCCCGTGATCAGCATTGAAGGCAACTCCGTACAAGATATCGTAGAAGATGTCGAAAAAAGATTACATCGTTAA
- a CDS encoding DUF3891 family protein codes for MIVREHEKTFSFVQQHHHGHLAGELMKHWKKDMFPDDQWRHSVLTAISNHDIGWAPFDKQPFWNDAKSAPFRFTDFPLLPKTVLYRQGIDDIEQMDQYAAMLCSLHYEQFIQSNNEKEAKLFIKGEQNRRERLCKEIEGFDKDLFEKHFALLQLGDNFSLYCCVNDPGIDKANEHVFFRDGIPSTSIFHTLPVGRIGIYFADQHTVKVENYPFSYSFDVEVKQKTVLKKDIEIHGLQVAYEKADYEVIPFHFTPSNK; via the coding sequence ATGATTGTACGTGAACACGAGAAAACATTCAGCTTTGTGCAGCAACATCATCATGGACACCTCGCCGGTGAATTAATGAAACACTGGAAGAAGGATATGTTTCCTGATGATCAATGGCGTCATTCCGTATTGACTGCCATTAGTAACCACGACATCGGCTGGGCTCCTTTTGATAAACAGCCTTTTTGGAATGATGCGAAGTCGGCACCTTTTCGATTCACTGACTTCCCACTGCTCCCTAAAACAGTACTTTATCGCCAAGGAATCGATGATATAGAACAGATGGACCAATATGCAGCAATGCTCTGTAGTCTTCATTATGAACAGTTTATACAGAGTAACAACGAAAAAGAGGCTAAGCTATTTATCAAGGGTGAACAGAATCGTCGTGAACGATTGTGTAAAGAAATCGAGGGTTTTGATAAGGATTTATTTGAAAAGCATTTTGCTTTGCTTCAGCTTGGAGATAACTTTTCCTTATATTGTTGTGTGAATGATCCAGGTATCGACAAAGCGAATGAACATGTATTCTTTCGCGACGGCATTCCTTCTACAAGCATTTTCCATACATTACCGGTAGGACGAATTGGGATATACTTTGCAGATCAGCACACTGTTAAAGTGGAAAATTATCCTTTTAGTTATTCATTTGACGTTGAAGTAAAGCAAAAGACTGTCTTGAAAAAAGATATTGAGATTCACGGATTGCAAGTAGCTTATGAAAAGGCTGACTATGAAGTAATTCCTTTTCATTTTACGCCGTCAAATAAATAA
- the metK gene encoding methionine adenosyltransferase, producing MTNRRLFTSESVTEGHPDKMCDQISDAILDAILTEDPNARVACETSITTGLVLVMGEITTTTYVDIPKVVRDTVKEIGYVRAKYGFDYETSAVLTSIDEQSPEIAASVNVALEAREGSMSDEELDAIGAGDQGLMFGYACNETPELMPLPISLSHKLAHRLAQARKEELISYLRPDGKTQVTVEYDQDNNPVRIDTIVISTQHHPEATLEQIEKDIKNVVIDAVVPKNLLDEHTKYFINPTGSFVVGGPQGDSGLTGRKIIVDTYGGYARHGGGAFSGKDATKVDRSASYAARYVAKNIVAAGLAEHCEVQLAYAIGVASPVSISINTFDTGTLSETQLVEFVRELFDLRPAGIIKMLDLRRPIYKQTAAYGHFGRTDIELPWEQADKVEALKELASKVRVKQ from the coding sequence ATGACAAACCGTCGACTGTTTACATCAGAATCAGTTACAGAAGGCCATCCTGACAAGATGTGCGACCAAATTTCAGACGCAATTTTAGATGCAATCCTAACGGAAGATCCAAATGCGCGTGTGGCATGTGAAACGAGTATCACAACAGGACTCGTATTAGTAATGGGAGAAATTACTACGACAACGTATGTGGATATTCCAAAAGTTGTTCGTGATACTGTTAAGGAAATCGGGTATGTTCGTGCGAAATACGGTTTCGATTACGAAACGTCCGCTGTACTTACTTCCATTGATGAGCAGTCACCTGAAATCGCTGCAAGTGTCAACGTGGCACTCGAAGCACGCGAAGGCTCTATGTCAGATGAAGAATTAGATGCAATCGGTGCAGGAGACCAAGGTCTAATGTTTGGATATGCATGTAATGAAACGCCTGAGTTAATGCCTCTACCCATCAGCCTTTCTCATAAATTGGCACATCGCTTGGCACAAGCGCGTAAAGAAGAACTTATATCTTATTTACGTCCTGACGGAAAAACACAAGTGACGGTAGAATACGATCAAGATAATAATCCTGTGCGAATCGACACAATCGTTATTTCTACACAACATCATCCTGAAGCGACACTCGAGCAAATTGAGAAGGATATAAAGAACGTTGTGATTGATGCAGTCGTTCCAAAAAACTTATTGGACGAGCATACTAAATACTTCATTAATCCTACTGGCAGCTTTGTTGTGGGTGGACCTCAAGGAGACTCCGGTCTGACTGGACGTAAAATCATCGTCGATACGTATGGTGGATATGCCCGTCATGGTGGCGGTGCATTCTCAGGGAAGGATGCTACGAAAGTGGACCGTTCTGCTTCTTACGCAGCACGTTATGTTGCAAAGAATATCGTTGCAGCTGGACTGGCTGAGCACTGTGAAGTTCAGTTGGCGTACGCTATTGGAGTAGCGAGCCCGGTTTCTATCTCGATCAATACATTTGATACCGGTACACTATCCGAAACTCAATTAGTAGAGTTCGTACGTGAATTATTTGACCTTCGACCGGCAGGCATTATTAAAATGCTCGACCTACGTCGTCCTATCTACAAACAAACAGCAGCGTACGGTCACTTTGGCCGCACTGACATCGAATTGCCATGGGAGCAGGCGGATAAAGTGGAAGCGTTGAAAGAACTTGCAAGTAAAGTACGTGTGAAGCAATAA
- the pckA gene encoding phosphoenolpyruvate carboxykinase (ATP) has protein sequence MISAKIDDSLKSLLSGSNVTIQASVAELTEKAVARGEAKLSADGAITARTGKYTGRSPKDKFIVEDAVSKDKVDWGSTNSPISEEIFDSLYTKVIDHLKKKDELFVFKGFAGADKDSQLSIQVINELAWQNLFVHQLFIRPTKEELKAHESQFTILAAPSFKADPKVDGTNSETFIIVSLEKRIVLIGGTEYAGEMKKSIFSVMNFLLPEQDILSMHCSANVGEEGDVALFFGLSGTGKTTLSADADRKLIGDDEHGWSDNGVFNIEGGCYAKCINLSAEKEPEIFGAIRFGAVLENVVLDEETRIADYDDKSLTENTRAAYPIENIDNIVTPSVAGHPKNIIFLTADASGVLPPISILSKEQAMYHFLSGFTSKLAGTERGITAPEPTFSTCFGSPFLPLPAATYAEMLGKKIDEHGSKVFLVNTGWTGGIYGVGSRMNLGYTRTMVRAAIAGKLDNVETKKNEIFGLEMPLEIEGVPSNVLHPRYAWEDPNEYDKEANRLADAFRENFKKFSHVSEDIAIKGGPPVSK, from the coding sequence ATGATATCTGCAAAAATTGATGATAGTTTAAAAAGTCTTCTTAGTGGAAGCAACGTGACGATCCAAGCGTCTGTGGCGGAATTAACGGAAAAAGCAGTAGCAAGAGGCGAAGCTAAACTTTCTGCCGACGGTGCGATCACTGCACGTACAGGTAAATATACAGGACGCTCACCTAAGGACAAATTCATCGTTGAAGATGCAGTGTCTAAGGATAAAGTAGATTGGGGTAGCACGAACAGTCCGATTTCAGAGGAGATCTTTGATTCATTATACACGAAAGTCATCGATCATTTGAAGAAAAAAGATGAACTCTTTGTATTTAAAGGGTTTGCAGGGGCAGATAAAGACTCTCAATTGTCTATCCAAGTAATAAACGAATTAGCTTGGCAAAATCTGTTCGTTCACCAACTATTCATCCGTCCAACCAAAGAAGAATTGAAAGCACATGAATCGCAATTCACCATTTTGGCTGCCCCTTCATTTAAAGCGGATCCAAAAGTGGATGGCACGAACTCTGAAACGTTCATCATTGTATCGCTGGAAAAGCGAATTGTCTTAATCGGTGGAACAGAGTACGCTGGAGAAATGAAAAAATCTATTTTCTCTGTTATGAACTTCTTACTTCCAGAGCAAGATATCCTATCCATGCACTGTTCGGCAAACGTTGGAGAAGAAGGCGATGTTGCTTTATTCTTCGGTCTTTCTGGAACAGGTAAAACGACACTTTCAGCAGATGCTGACCGTAAACTTATTGGTGATGATGAACACGGATGGTCTGATAATGGCGTATTTAACATTGAAGGCGGATGTTACGCAAAATGTATCAACCTTTCTGCTGAAAAAGAACCTGAAATCTTCGGAGCAATCCGTTTTGGTGCTGTTTTAGAGAACGTAGTACTGGATGAAGAGACACGCATTGCTGATTATGATGATAAATCATTAACAGAAAACACACGTGCCGCATATCCAATCGAAAACATTGATAATATCGTGACACCGTCAGTTGCTGGTCATCCGAAGAACATTATCTTCCTTACAGCTGATGCTTCTGGTGTATTGCCTCCAATCTCGATTCTTTCAAAAGAACAGGCAATGTACCACTTCTTGAGCGGTTTCACTTCCAAACTTGCTGGAACTGAGCGTGGAATTACTGCTCCTGAACCAACATTCTCTACTTGCTTCGGTTCACCATTCCTACCACTTCCTGCAGCCACATATGCAGAGATGCTTGGAAAGAAAATCGATGAGCACGGTTCAAAAGTATTCCTTGTGAATACAGGATGGACTGGTGGGATCTACGGAGTAGGTTCACGTATGAACTTAGGCTATACACGTACAATGGTGCGCGCTGCAATCGCTGGGAAGTTGGACAATGTAGAAACAAAGAAGAACGAAATCTTCGGATTGGAAATGCCTCTTGAAATTGAAGGTGTACCAAGTAATGTTCTACACCCTCGTTACGCTTGGGAAGATCCAAACGAATACGATAAAGAAGCAAACCGTTTGGCTGATGCTTTCCGTGAGAACTTCAAGAAGTTTTCTCACGTTTCAGAAGACATCGCAATCAAAGGCGGACCACCCGTCAGTAAATAA
- a CDS encoding alpha/beta hydrolase family protein produces the protein MIELTDGKIIRRKDYPSPNPHVRLEEITYSSDSLLVKGLLATPKAKGRYDGLLYLRGGIQHVGMVRPARIAQFASHGLVVFAPYYRGNRGGEGKDEFAGEDRNDAVTGVEVLKQQSAVNSDRIHLFSFSRGGIMALWTAIMREDLTSMVTWAGVSDVIFTYKERQDMRRMMKRVIGGTPNSQPDAYRERTALFQIENIDIPALIIHGTLDTNVSFEQALLLENALRDANKEFETWYLEGFTHYIPPEMNRQLVKKAVDWMKRQ, from the coding sequence ATGATAGAACTAACTGATGGTAAAATCATACGGAGAAAAGATTATCCCTCCCCAAACCCCCATGTTAGGTTGGAAGAAATCACCTATAGTTCTGATAGCTTGCTTGTAAAAGGACTTCTGGCAACACCGAAAGCAAAAGGACGGTATGATGGATTGCTTTATTTACGTGGCGGTATCCAACATGTAGGGATGGTGAGGCCAGCGCGTATTGCACAATTTGCGTCGCATGGTCTTGTGGTATTCGCTCCTTATTATCGCGGCAATCGTGGTGGTGAAGGAAAGGATGAATTTGCGGGGGAGGATCGCAATGATGCCGTGACAGGTGTGGAAGTGCTGAAACAGCAAAGTGCAGTCAATTCAGATCGCATTCATTTATTCTCTTTTTCAAGAGGCGGAATCATGGCCTTATGGACAGCCATCATGCGCGAAGATTTAACTTCTATGGTAACATGGGCAGGAGTTTCAGATGTGATCTTCACATACAAAGAGCGACAGGATATGCGACGTATGATGAAGCGTGTCATCGGTGGCACGCCGAATAGTCAACCAGATGCGTATCGAGAAAGAACAGCACTATTCCAGATAGAGAATATTGATATTCCAGCATTGATTATCCACGGAACTCTTGATACGAATGTATCGTTTGAACAGGCTTTATTGCTGGAGAATGCATTGCGTGATGCGAATAAAGAGTTTGAAACTTGGTATTTGGAAGGCTTTACGCATTATATTCCTCCTGAAATGAATCGACAGCTTGTGAAAAAAGCAGTGGATTGGATGAAGCGACAATGA
- a CDS encoding NUDIX hydrolase, protein MLKFEDLQGAHVELTFGPNLHQIESRHVLVIIKHDNRWLLTKHRIRGIEFPGGKAELGETIEQAAIRETLEETGVTIENIHSFAEYVVFTDPPFCKAVFTGDITHVEKEFTLMETEGVVWMTDAELDACTELSFHMKDRGMGELRKWVEANDRTN, encoded by the coding sequence TTGCTGAAATTTGAAGATTTACAAGGGGCCCATGTGGAATTGACTTTTGGACCCAATTTACATCAAATTGAATCTCGCCATGTGCTCGTTATTATTAAGCACGACAATCGCTGGTTATTGACCAAACATAGAATACGCGGCATTGAATTTCCTGGTGGAAAAGCGGAATTAGGAGAGACAATTGAACAAGCTGCTATTCGGGAAACCCTGGAAGAAACAGGCGTCACCATAGAAAATATACATTCATTTGCTGAGTACGTAGTCTTTACTGATCCGCCTTTTTGCAAAGCCGTTTTCACAGGAGATATAACACATGTGGAAAAAGAGTTTACGTTAATGGAAACAGAAGGCGTAGTTTGGATGACCGACGCTGAACTAGATGCCTGTACTGAACTCAGCTTTCATATGAAAGATCGCGGAATGGGTGAACTAAGGAAGTGGGTGGAAGCGAATGATAGAACTAACTGA
- a CDS encoding transposase: MIEEKYPMYISLNHKLVLADPHSSTWEYKVEVTKEVYPVFEKLFAQMEQLEWQNFLRSHLPYAQYHYDPDNDKLDLRLKKVFALIHEFTDDESKRFIEQLPLFR, from the coding sequence ATGATAGAAGAAAAATATCCAATGTATATATCACTTAATCACAAATTAGTACTTGCAGATCCTCACTCTTCGACATGGGAATATAAAGTAGAGGTTACAAAAGAAGTTTATCCTGTTTTCGAAAAACTATTTGCTCAGATGGAACAGCTAGAATGGCAAAATTTCCTTCGATCGCATTTACCTTATGCTCAATATCATTATGACCCAGACAATGACAAATTGGATTTACGATTGAAGAAGGTCTTTGCACTAATTCATGAATTTACCGATGATGAATCCAAACGTTTTATCGAGCAACTACCGCTATTTCGTTGA